A genomic region of Sciurus carolinensis chromosome 7, mSciCar1.2, whole genome shotgun sequence contains the following coding sequences:
- the LOC124989369 gene encoding olfactory receptor 2G3-like translates to MEENNETSGGGFILLGFSDQPQLEIILFVVVLISYLLTLVGNTTIILVSCLDSKLRTPMYFFLTNLSFLDLAFTTSIVPQLLWNLRGPAKTITSTGCALQLYVSLSLGSTECVLLTVMAFDRYIAVCRPLNYTTVMPSFCKALAGIAWLSGVGNTLIQSTITLRLPRCGHRRLHHFLCEVPAMIKLACVDIHANQVQLFVATLVLLLLPMALISISYGFIAHAVIKIKSAHAWRKALGTCGSHLLVVSLYFGTSSVIYIQPQRSYGHSQGMFLTLFYTVVTPTLNPLIYTLRNKDVKGALRRLLRREQNF, encoded by the coding sequence atggaagaaaacaatgaaaccTCTGGAGGAGGTTTTATCTTGCTTGGATTCTCAGACCAGCCCCAGTTGGAAATCATCCTTTTTGTGGTAGTTTTGATATCCTATCTTCTGACCCTAGTGGGCAACACAACCATCATCCTGGTCTCCTGCCTGGACTCCAAACTCCGCACAcctatgtacttcttcctcacTAATCTCTCCTTTCTTGACCTTGCCTTCACCACCAGCATCGTGCCCCAGCTGTTGTGGAACCTGAGGGGACCAGCCAAGACCATCACGTCCACCGGCTGTGCCCTACAACTCTACGTGTCCCTCTCCTTAGGTTCCACTGAGTGTGTCCTCCTTACTGTCATGGCATTTGACCGCTACATAGCTGTCTGCAGGCCTCTCAACTACACTACTGTCATGCCATCATTCTGCAAGGCCTTGGCAGGAATAGCCTGGCTAAGCGGAGTGGGAAACACTCTCATCCAAAGTACCATCACCCTGAGGCTTCCTCGATGTGGGCACCGTCGCCTCCACCACTTCCTGTGTGAGGTGCCTGCCATGATCAAGCTAGCATGCGTTGACATCCATGCAAACCAAGTCCAACTTTTTGTGGCTACATTagttctcctcctccttcccatggCATTGATATCCATCTCCTATGGATTCATCGCACATGCTGTGATAAAAATCAAGTCGGCCCATGCTTGGCGCAAGGCTCTAGGGACCTGTGGCTCTCATCTCCTAGTGGTGTCCCTTTATTTTGGGACCAGCTCAGTCATATACATCCAACCTCAGAGATCCTATGGCCACAGTCAGGGCATGTTCCTCACACTCTTTTATACAGTTGTGACTCCCACCCTCAACCCCCTCATATACACCttgaggaacaaggatgtgaaagGAGCCCTGAGGAGACTGCTGAGGAGAGAACAAAATTTCTAA